The following are from one region of the Chanos chanos chromosome 10, fChaCha1.1, whole genome shotgun sequence genome:
- the fhl2a gene encoding four and a half LIM domains protein 2a, whose product MTERYDCHYCKESLFGKKYVLRDDNPYCVKCYESLYSNTCEECKKPIGCNSRDLSYKDRHWHEDCFHCFQCKRPLVDKPFSTKDEQLLCTECYSNEYSSKCDECKKTIMPGSRKMEHKGNSWHETCFTCNRCQQPIGTKSFIPKDNNNYCVPCYEKQFAMQCVHCKKPITTGGVTYRDQPWHKDCFLCTGCKQQLSGQRFTSRDDFAYCLNCFCNLYAKKCASCTTPISGLGGSKYISFEERQWHNDCFNCKKCSVSLVGRGFLTERDDILCPDCGKDI is encoded by the exons ATGACGGAACGCTACGACTGTCACTACTGCAAAGAGTCGCTCTTCGGCAAAAAATACGTTCTTCGGGATGACAATCCCTACTGTGTGAAGTGCTATGAGAGCCTCTATTCCAACACCTGCGAGGAATGCAAGAAACCCATTGGCTGCAACAGCAGG GATTTGTCCTATAAGGACCGTCACTGGCATGAGGACTGCTTTCACTGTTTCCAGTGCAAGCGTCCACTGGTGGACAAGCCGTTTTCCACCAAGGATGAGCAGCTGCTGTGTACTGAGTGCTACTCCAATGAGTATTCCTCCAAGTGTGACGAGTGTAAGAAGACCATCATGCCGG GCTCCAGGAAGATGGAGCATAAGGGGAACAGTTGGCATGAGACCTGCTTCACCTGTAACCGCTGCCAGCAGCCCATCGGCACTAAAAGCTTCATCcccaaagacaacaacaactactGCGTGCCTTGCTACGAGAAGCAGTTTGCTATGCAGTGCGTGCACTGCAAGAAG ccCATCACCACTGGTGGGGTGACCTACCGTGACCAGCCGTGGCATAAGGACTGTTTCTTATGCACCGGCTGTAAGCAGCAGCTCTCCGGCCAGCGCTTCACTTCCCGGGATGACTTCGCCTACTGCCTCAACTGTTTCTGCAACCTCTACGCCAAGAAGTGCGCCTCTTGTACCACTCCCATTAGCG GTCTTGGGGGCAGTAAGTATATCTCTTTCGAGGAGCGTCAGTGGCATAACGACTGCTTCAACTGTAAGAAGTGCTCCGTGTCTCTGGTCGGGCGAGGTTTTCTGACCGAGCGCGATGACATCCTTTGCCCGGACTGTGGCAAAGACATCTGA
- the gpr45 gene encoding high-affinity lysophosphatidic acid receptor produces the protein MSVCNGSILDGCGLLEPMEMDLQEADTALMPATLRVVLAAIMIFMITIGFLGNAIVCLIVYQKPAMRSAINLLLATLAFSDIMLSLLCMPFTAVTVATTDWSFGVGFCRASVMLYWLFVLEGVSILLIISVDRFLIIVQRQDKLTPHRAKILIAASWALSLCVSLPSVVGWRAAGVAAQAPQCILGYSESLADRGYTVLLAVAVFFVPFSVMLYSYLCILNTVRRNALRIHNHTSEGSVGLNHVSKLGLTGLQRPQQVNVDMSFKTRAFTTILILFIGFSVCWLPHTVVSLLAVFSRQFYFSPAFYPVSLGALWLSYLKAVFNPVIYCWRIRKFREACLEFMPKTCRFCPKVPGRSRRRIRPSNIYVCSSETQSSV, from the coding sequence atgtctgtgtgtaatggcAGCATTTTGGATGGATGTGGCCTACTGGAGCCAATGGAAATGGACCTTCAGGAGGCGGACACCGCCCTCATGCCTGCCACACTTAGGGTGGTATTGGCCGCCATCATGATCTTCATGATCACTATCGGTTTCCTTGGAAACGCCATTGTATGTCTAATTGTGTATCAGAAGCCAGCGATGCGTTCCGCCATCAACCTGCTCCTTGCCACGTTGGCCTTCTCAGACATCATGCTCTCGTTGTTGTGCATGCCGTTCACGGCTGTCACCGTGGCAACCACAGACTGGAGCTTTGGCGTCGGCTTCTGCCGCGCTTCAGTCATGCTCTATTGGCTGTTTGTCTTGGAGGGTGTGTCCATCCTGCTAATTATCAGTGTTGATCGTTTTCTCATCATTGTGCAGAGGCAGGATAAACTCACGCCGCACAGGGCAAAAATTTTGATTGCGGCTTCATGGGCCCTGTCGCTCTGCGTGTCTCTACCTTCAGTTGTCGGCTGGAGGGCGGCCGGGGTAGCGGCACAGGCCCCGCAGTGCATTCTGGGATACAGCGAGTCGCTGGCCGACCGGGGTTACACGGTGTTGCTGGCAGTGGCTGTGTTCTTTGTGCCCTTCAGTGTTATGCTTTACTCCTACCTGTGCATTCTCAACACAGTGAGGCGCAACGCTCTACGTATCCACAACCACACCAGCGAGGGCAGCGTGGGCCTTAACCACGTCAGCAAACTGGGCCTCACCGGCCTACAGCGCCCCCAGCAGGTCAACGTGGACATGAGCTTCAAAACCAGGGCTTTCACCACCATCCTCATACTGTTCATCGGCTTCTCTGTGTGCTGGCTGCCACACACCGTAGTGAGTCTGCTGGCCGTGTTTAGTCGACAGTTCTACTTCAGTCCGGCTTTCTATCCTGTCAGCCTTGGGGCGCTTTGGCTCAGCTACCTGAAGGCCGTTTTCAACCCTGTTATCTACTGCTGGAGAATCCGGAAGTTCCGCGAAGCCTGCCTGGAGTTCATGCCCAAGACCTGCAGGTTCTGTCCCAAGGTTCCCGGCAGGAGCCGTCGACGCATTAGGCCGAGTAACATTTATGTGTGTAGCAGTGAAACCCAGTCCTCTGTCTAG
- the c10h2orf49 gene encoding ashwin isoform X3: MAFTCRGREGKTKNTDDGVSKTDLLLHPELLSRDFIQLVLHERKITSDDSEDRDRLTELYLDHVMPLPQRELPNSRWGRRMEKTKARQSPSHSQGSHSTGGDSSRKRPLIVFDGSSTKTGGIKLKKSDTSTPPAVTDRLKPPPTLNLLNPIRKLSGSSTNCSSSSTPVKAQEGDLRTSAGNGRLNAPTSPSSGSSNANTLKRLAPSERETDCTELKSPDVKKKINHVTWP, from the exons ATGGCATTCACTTGCAGGGGACgtgaggggaaaacaaaaaatacagatgATGGCGTCTCTAAAACAGATCTCTTACTTCACCCTGAGTTACTGTCTCGGGATTTTATTCAGCTTGTACTACACGAG AGAAAGATAACCTCGGACGACAGTGAAGACCGCGATCGACTCACAGAGCTGTATTTGGATCACGTTATGCCACTTCCACAGCGGGAATTACCAAACAGCCGTTGGGGAAGGAGGATGGAGAAGACGAAAGCACGCCAGAGTCCGTCACATTCGCAGGGTAGCCACAG CACTGGTGGGGACAGTAGCCGAAAGAGGCCGTTGATTGTGTTTGATGGTAGCTCGACTAAAACAGGCGGAATTAAGCTGAAGAAGTCCGATACCTCAACGCCGCCCGCGGTTACGGATCGCTTAAAACCACCACCTACCCTAAACCTCTTGAACCCCATACGTAAGCTTTCAGGCTCCTCCACGAACTGCTCCTCCTCTAGCACCCCTGTAAAAGCTCAGGAGGGTGACCTCAGGACCTCCGCTGGAAATGGGAGACTGAACGCCCCAACCTCGCCCTCCTCAGGATCCTCAAACGCCAACACACTAAAGCGCTTAGCACCCAGTGAACGGGAGACTGACTGCACT GAGCTGAAGTCACCGGAcgttaaaaaaaagatcaaccACGTTACGTGGCCCTGA
- the c10h2orf49 gene encoding ashwin isoform X2, whose amino-acid sequence MAFTCRGREGKTKNTDDGVSKTDLLLHPELLSRDFIQLVLHERKITSDDSEDRDRLTELYLDHVMPLPQRELPNSRWGRRMEKTKARQSPSHSQGSHSTGGDSSRKRPLIVFDGSSTKTGGIKLKKSDTSTPPAVTDRLKPPPTLNLLNPIRKLSGSSTNCSSSSTPVKAQEGDLRTSAGNGRLNAPTSPSSGSSNANTLKRLAPSERETDCTKELKSPDVKKKINHVTWP is encoded by the exons ATGGCATTCACTTGCAGGGGACgtgaggggaaaacaaaaaatacagatgATGGCGTCTCTAAAACAGATCTCTTACTTCACCCTGAGTTACTGTCTCGGGATTTTATTCAGCTTGTACTACACGAG AGAAAGATAACCTCGGACGACAGTGAAGACCGCGATCGACTCACAGAGCTGTATTTGGATCACGTTATGCCACTTCCACAGCGGGAATTACCAAACAGCCGTTGGGGAAGGAGGATGGAGAAGACGAAAGCACGCCAGAGTCCGTCACATTCGCAGGGTAGCCACAG CACTGGTGGGGACAGTAGCCGAAAGAGGCCGTTGATTGTGTTTGATGGTAGCTCGACTAAAACAGGCGGAATTAAGCTGAAGAAGTCCGATACCTCAACGCCGCCCGCGGTTACGGATCGCTTAAAACCACCACCTACCCTAAACCTCTTGAACCCCATACGTAAGCTTTCAGGCTCCTCCACGAACTGCTCCTCCTCTAGCACCCCTGTAAAAGCTCAGGAGGGTGACCTCAGGACCTCCGCTGGAAATGGGAGACTGAACGCCCCAACCTCGCCCTCCTCAGGATCCTCAAACGCCAACACACTAAAGCGCTTAGCACCCAGTGAACGGGAGACTGACTGCACT AAGGAGCTGAAGTCACCGGAcgttaaaaaaaagatcaaccACGTTACGTGGCCCTGA
- the c10h2orf49 gene encoding ashwin isoform X1 gives MAFTCRGREGKTKNTDDGVSKTDLLLHPELLSRDFIQLVLHERKITSDDSEDRDRLTELYLDHVMPLPQRELPNSRWGRRMEKTKARQSPSHSQGSHSTGGDSSRKRPLIVFDGSSTKTGGIKLKKSDTSTPPAVTDRLKPPPTLNLLNPIRKLSGSSTNCSSSSTPVKAQEGDLRTSAGNGRLNAPTSPSSGSSNANTLKRLAPSERETDCTVSMHILFITLKGRHSSMNMNE, from the exons ATGGCATTCACTTGCAGGGGACgtgaggggaaaacaaaaaatacagatgATGGCGTCTCTAAAACAGATCTCTTACTTCACCCTGAGTTACTGTCTCGGGATTTTATTCAGCTTGTACTACACGAG AGAAAGATAACCTCGGACGACAGTGAAGACCGCGATCGACTCACAGAGCTGTATTTGGATCACGTTATGCCACTTCCACAGCGGGAATTACCAAACAGCCGTTGGGGAAGGAGGATGGAGAAGACGAAAGCACGCCAGAGTCCGTCACATTCGCAGGGTAGCCACAG CACTGGTGGGGACAGTAGCCGAAAGAGGCCGTTGATTGTGTTTGATGGTAGCTCGACTAAAACAGGCGGAATTAAGCTGAAGAAGTCCGATACCTCAACGCCGCCCGCGGTTACGGATCGCTTAAAACCACCACCTACCCTAAACCTCTTGAACCCCATACGTAAGCTTTCAGGCTCCTCCACGAACTGCTCCTCCTCTAGCACCCCTGTAAAAGCTCAGGAGGGTGACCTCAGGACCTCCGCTGGAAATGGGAGACTGAACGCCCCAACCTCGCCCTCCTCAGGATCCTCAAACGCCAACACACTAAAGCGCTTAGCACCCAGTGAACGGGAGACTGACTGCACTGTGAGTATGCACATTCTCTTCATTACATTGAAAGGTAGACACAGTAGTATGAACATGAATGAATAG